One Echinicola strongylocentroti DNA window includes the following coding sequences:
- a CDS encoding TlpA disulfide reductase family protein, translated as MTKFNYMILLAALLLVAACSNEEKKEAFDGEVVISGQLKNHPEGMLILSKYLDNSVEPIDTLNLKSDGGFEYTLSLDGPTFYELDLYGVKQVRLALFNEDVEINYDFDNEESLAISGSFDTEQVAKVDQLAEEYQERINELNSEYYEALSAKDEAAVKKIQERALTLESDHAAKVKSTINSMEGSFAALAAVGMLNPRNDFSYIDSLVTELDKSYPENNMIVSMKQQLDEMRALSIGQPAPEIALPDPEGEEVKLSDFKGKYVLIDFWAAWCKPCREENPNVVRLYNEYKEEGFEVFGVSLDRSKDAWVKAIEEDNLTWTHVSDLKYFNSEAAATYKINAIPATYMIDPEGKIIAKDLRGPSLENKLKEIFK; from the coding sequence ATGACCAAGTTCAATTATATGATTCTATTGGCAGCTTTATTATTGGTAGCTGCATGTTCCAATGAGGAAAAGAAGGAAGCCTTCGACGGCGAGGTGGTGATCAGTGGGCAACTGAAAAACCACCCGGAAGGGATGCTTATACTTTCCAAATATTTGGATAATAGCGTGGAGCCTATCGATACGCTCAATCTCAAGAGTGACGGGGGATTTGAATATACCCTAAGCCTGGATGGCCCGACTTTTTATGAGCTGGACCTATATGGTGTGAAGCAAGTGCGATTGGCTCTTTTCAATGAAGATGTGGAGATAAATTACGATTTTGATAATGAAGAAAGCTTGGCCATTTCAGGATCTTTTGACACTGAGCAAGTAGCTAAAGTGGACCAGCTTGCAGAAGAATACCAAGAGAGGATCAATGAACTCAACAGTGAATATTATGAAGCGCTTTCGGCCAAGGATGAGGCTGCGGTGAAAAAGATTCAGGAACGAGCATTGACGCTAGAGTCAGATCACGCAGCTAAAGTAAAAAGTACCATTAACAGCATGGAGGGTAGTTTTGCTGCATTGGCAGCTGTAGGGATGTTAAACCCTCGAAATGATTTTTCTTATATAGATAGCTTGGTTACTGAGCTGGACAAGTCCTATCCTGAAAACAACATGATCGTTTCTATGAAACAACAGCTGGATGAAATGAGGGCCTTGAGTATTGGGCAGCCTGCTCCGGAAATAGCTCTTCCTGATCCAGAAGGAGAAGAAGTGAAGTTGTCAGATTTTAAGGGGAAATATGTTTTGATAGATTTTTGGGCAGCTTGGTGCAAACCATGTAGAGAAGAAAACCCAAATGTGGTAAGATTGTACAATGAATACAAAGAGGAAGGCTTTGAAGTCTTTGGAGTTTCTTTGGATAGAAGTAAGGATGCTTGGGTGAAGGCCATAGAGGAGGATAATCTCACTTGGACGCATGTATCCGACCTGAAATATTTCAATTCAGAAGCTGCTGCTACGTATAAAATCAACGCTATTCCAGCAACATATATGATTGACCCAGAAGGGAAAATAATCGCTAAAGATCTTAGGGGGCCGAGTTTGGAAAATAAATTAAAAGAAATTTTCAAATAG
- a CDS encoding leucine-rich repeat domain-containing protein, translating to MIRSRLYIILFGLILIPGVVMSQDMGDYSKQEVKEFSQKVEDQIKFLEYFLNTVGSAQTSARDKDVIITESYKKIFRDDKVQVEDDLLLDRQVITNKDIPAYLKDVEFFFKDANFKFKVRDVKPFLRDNDELSFLVSIDRTLSAVGLDDEKIENTKPRFVEVNLDPQSNELKIASIYTTKLSRDEELTEWWGNLSLEWETYFRESFGLAEDSITIDHLNRISAIDSLDLSGNELIQDLKPLESLRDLKYIDISNTMITDLGPISNVTYLAYLDVSNTPTADIQFIKYSDNLQYLNISNTLIENIDELTSLANLKILIAENTPLMSFAGLNSFTGLEELNLEKSGLNNVENIHQLRALRRLNISGNYLINFEFLSDLEMLEEINLSRTNIGSLEPLSSLEHLSVVRINETVVNNLSPLDQKASLKTVYADRTEIAEEQANVFAVKNRRVLLIHNVENLQTWWKTLPEGWETVLRKYIPGNSNRMPSVEEIGRIVGVDSLDLSGSDIINLRPVIKFKKLISLKFNDTQIHELSPVRELTTLKRLSANSTPVTNVEDISEAEGLEVVSLKETLITSIAPLQSLHRLEFLDVDGTEVPKWEVQTLLQVFPDANVIFRSAELKGWWNSLDGVWQTAFVEQFNISTSPNSRELHKLTSSRSLTIERKSIQNLRPLVDFINLHRLEINDVALYDISDLASLELIQELRITQAPITTVEPLAKLTTLKYLNLSNTGVEDLRSLEGLINMETLILSGTSVRRLRGLDTMLKLKELDIASTDVRSIRDIEDLPELKKLSCFNTRINSRQIDKFRESNPNVK from the coding sequence ATGATCAGAAGTAGGCTATATATCATTTTATTTGGTTTAATTCTTATACCTGGCGTGGTCATGTCCCAAGACATGGGGGATTATTCCAAACAAGAAGTAAAGGAGTTTTCCCAAAAAGTAGAAGACCAGATAAAATTTCTGGAGTACTTTCTCAATACTGTAGGGAGTGCCCAAACTTCCGCTAGGGACAAAGACGTGATCATCACAGAAAGTTATAAGAAAATTTTCCGTGATGATAAGGTTCAGGTAGAGGATGATTTACTGTTGGACCGACAGGTGATCACAAATAAAGATATACCAGCATACCTTAAGGATGTCGAGTTCTTTTTCAAGGATGCCAACTTTAAGTTTAAGGTAAGGGATGTGAAGCCCTTCCTTAGGGACAATGATGAGTTATCCTTTTTAGTGTCTATAGACCGGACCTTGTCCGCTGTGGGATTGGATGATGAAAAAATCGAAAATACCAAACCGAGATTTGTAGAAGTCAATTTGGATCCACAATCCAATGAGTTGAAAATAGCAAGTATTTATACGACCAAGTTAAGTCGTGATGAGGAGCTTACTGAATGGTGGGGCAATCTTTCATTGGAATGGGAAACGTATTTTAGGGAGAGTTTTGGACTCGCTGAAGACTCGATTACCATTGATCATCTAAATCGGATAAGTGCCATTGATAGCTTGGACCTCTCGGGAAATGAGCTAATTCAAGATCTGAAACCTCTGGAGTCCCTGAGGGATCTTAAATATATCGACATCAGTAATACGATGATTACGGATCTGGGGCCCATCAGCAATGTTACTTATTTGGCCTATCTGGATGTTTCCAATACACCCACTGCCGACATTCAATTTATCAAGTATTCGGATAATTTGCAGTACCTGAATATTTCAAATACATTGATAGAGAACATTGATGAGTTGACATCATTGGCAAATCTCAAGATCCTGATAGCAGAAAATACCCCATTGATGAGTTTTGCAGGGCTCAACTCCTTTACTGGACTGGAGGAACTGAACCTAGAGAAGAGCGGCCTCAATAATGTGGAGAACATTCATCAGCTGAGAGCTTTGAGAAGGTTGAATATCAGCGGTAATTATTTGATCAACTTTGAGTTTTTGTCCGACTTAGAGATGCTTGAAGAAATCAACTTGTCAAGGACCAATATTGGCAGTTTGGAGCCTTTAAGCTCCCTGGAGCATCTAAGTGTGGTGAGAATCAATGAGACTGTGGTCAATAATCTCAGCCCATTGGACCAGAAAGCAAGCCTGAAAACCGTATATGCTGATCGTACAGAAATAGCAGAAGAGCAGGCCAATGTGTTTGCCGTAAAAAACAGGAGAGTATTGCTGATTCACAATGTGGAGAATCTACAAACTTGGTGGAAGACACTTCCTGAGGGTTGGGAAACGGTGCTTAGAAAGTATATTCCTGGAAATAGCAATCGGATGCCATCAGTGGAAGAAATAGGAAGGATCGTGGGGGTGGATTCATTGGATCTTTCTGGAAGTGACATCATCAATTTGCGACCTGTCATTAAGTTTAAGAAACTAATCTCGCTGAAATTTAATGATACTCAAATCCATGAGCTCAGCCCTGTGAGAGAGCTTACTACTTTAAAGAGGCTCTCTGCTAATTCTACGCCTGTGACCAATGTGGAGGATATTAGCGAAGCAGAGGGACTGGAGGTAGTTTCCCTGAAAGAAACACTTATTACCAGTATAGCACCTCTGCAATCCTTGCACCGATTGGAGTTTCTTGATGTGGATGGAACAGAGGTGCCTAAGTGGGAGGTTCAGACATTACTTCAAGTGTTTCCTGATGCCAATGTCATCTTCAGATCAGCGGAACTGAAAGGTTGGTGGAATAGCCTGGATGGTGTTTGGCAGACCGCCTTCGTAGAGCAGTTCAATATCTCTACCAGCCCAAATTCGAGAGAATTGCATAAATTGACTTCAAGCAGGTCACTGACCATCGAACGTAAAAGTATCCAAAATCTACGGCCATTGGTGGATTTTATCAACTTGCACAGGCTGGAAATCAATGATGTCGCCTTGTATGATATAAGTGACTTGGCAAGTCTAGAATTGATCCAGGAGCTTCGGATTACCCAAGCACCTATTACTACTGTAGAGCCACTTGCCAAGCTAACGACATTAAAATACTTGAACCTTTCCAATACGGGGGTGGAGGATCTACGTTCTCTGGAAGGTTTGATCAATATGGAGACACTTATCCTGTCGGGTACCAGTGTGAGGAGACTGCGCGGATTGGACACTATGCTAAAGTTGAAGGAACTGGATATAGCCAGTACAGATGTGCGAAGTATCAGGGATATAGAAGATCTTCCAGAACTGAAAAAGCTAAGTTGCTTTAATACCCGGATCAACAGCAGGCAGATAGAT
- a CDS encoding nucleoid-structuring protein H-NS, whose amino-acid sequence MKKSSFKSPLSRLATLVLFGLLAVGACKSKKKVVEAAPEPAPVEEPAPTPAPDPEPSAEEVAVGKLENYFSTIASSSSVQSANSSIQEALSMFSNQNTPVLIVIHEENGIKDYDEPTTIAKYLNYLKDTKKNLNFISDVRLDGSGKITELELRRR is encoded by the coding sequence ATGAAAAAAAGTAGTTTTAAATCACCACTTAGCAGGCTAGCCACATTAGTGCTTTTCGGGCTGTTGGCCGTAGGTGCTTGTAAAAGTAAGAAGAAAGTAGTAGAGGCTGCACCAGAACCGGCCCCTGTAGAAGAGCCGGCACCTACACCAGCTCCAGACCCAGAACCTAGTGCAGAGGAAGTAGCAGTAGGAAAATTGGAAAATTATTTTTCTACTATAGCCTCATCCAGTAGTGTGCAAAGTGCCAATAGCTCTATCCAAGAAGCGTTGAGTATGTTTTCAAACCAGAACACACCTGTTTTGATCGTCATCCATGAGGAAAATGGCATTAAGGACTATGATGAGCCTACCACCATTGCCAAGTATCTGAATTACCTTAAGGATACCAAGAAGAACCTGAACTTTATCAGTGATGTGAGACTGGATGGTAGTGGAAAAATCACTGAATTGGAACTTCGTCGTCGATAA